In the genome of Dehalococcoidia bacterium, the window TCCGCTGGAACCGTATCTACGAGACCGTGCGGCCGCACCAAGCCTTGGGCTACAAGACCCCAGACCAGTTCTACCAGGACTGGCTCAAAACGCACTCCCCGGGAAAGGAGGTCTTGTCCGATATGTCCTGACCCAGTACAACGACTTGCATACACTCTCGACGGGTGGTATAGTGGGGATGCTGCTGACCGGTACGCGGCGGCAAGCGGGATTTCGTAACATTGGCGACCAGCTAAGGCAGTCCCTGGCGCTCGGATCCGGCGCGACCGAGACGGCAGGCCGAAGCTCACCGCTCCTGCATGCCCTCTCGTGTGTGTCGAGAGGGTTTTTTTATTGTCTGGCTCGATCACTGACATCCCCGGCATCGCGGTGGGCCACTGGACGGACCGCAAGGCGGCCACCGGCTGCACCGTCGTCCTGTGCGAGGCGGGCGCCGTGGGGGGCGTGGATGTGCGCGGCTCCGCTCCGGGGACGCGGGAAACCGACCTGCTCCGGCCCATGAACCTGGTGCAGAGCGTCCACGCGATCCTGCTTAGCGGCGGCAGCGCCTATGGCCTGGACGCGGCGGCGGGCGTCATGCGCTACCTTGAAGAGAAGGGCATCGGTTTTGAGACGCGGGTCGCGCGGGTGCCCATCGTTCCGGCGGCTGTCCTCTTTGACCTGGGCATTGGCCGCTCCGACGTCCGGCCCGGCCCACGGCAAGGCTACTTGGCCTGCCAGGCCGCCCTCGCCGAGGACGTGGCCGAAGGCAGCGTCGGCGCGGGGACGGGCGCCACGGTGGGTAAGGCGCTGGGGCTGGCGCGCGCGGTCAAGGGCGGCATCGGCGTAGCGAGCCGACGTGTCCGGCGCGGCCCGGTGGTGGGCGCGCTGGTGGCCGTGAACGCCTACGGCGACGTCGTGGACGAGGCGACGGGCCGGATCATCGCCGGCCCGCGTAAGCTGCGGGGACGCGGCTATTTGAGCACGGTGGAGCTGCTGGCCTCCGGCCCTTCCGCGGAAGGGGGGCCTCTGCCCGCGAACACCACGCTGGGCGTGGTGGCGACGGACGCGCGATTGACCAAGGAGCAGGCGAACAAGCTGGCCCAGATGGCGCACGACGGGCTGGCGCGGGCCGTCCGGCCGGCGCACACCATGGTGGACGGCGACGTCATCTTCGCGCTGGCGACGGGCGGGTACGCGGGCGCGGCGGACGTCTCGGCGCTGGGCGCGCTGGCGGCGGAGGCCGTCGCGGAGGCTATCGTGCGCGCGGTGCGGCTGGCGACCCCCGTGGCGGGCATCCCGGCGGCAGAGAAGATGCGGCAGTAACAAGTGCCGCTCATGGTGAGCTTGTCGAACCAGAGCGGCACAGGCCATGCACCGCTCACCCTGAGCTTGTCGAAGGGGTGAGCGGACAGGACAGGAAGCACATGGACGCAACAGAGCGGCGCATCATCGGCTACACGGCGGGGGCGCATTACCTGAGCCACGCCTTAGAGCTGACGTTCGCCGCCGTGCTGGTCCTGGTGGGGATGGAGTACGGCGTCGGCCCTGCGATGCTGGGCGCCATGGCGAACGCCTTCGCCCTCGCCTTTGGCGCGACGGCGCTGCCCGCGGGCCTGCTGGCCGACCGCATCGGCTCGCGGAGACTCTTCGTCATCTGCCTGCTCTCCTCCGCCGTCGCGGCGGCGCTGGTGGCCGCCTCATCGTCGCTGCCCGTGCTGACAGGCGCGCTGGTGCTGCTGGGCCTCACCGCGGGCCTGTACCACCCGGCGGGCCTCTCGCTCATTGCGCGGGCAACCCGCGCGCGGGGCATCGCCCTGGGGTACCACGGCGTGGCGGGCAACCTGGGAGTCGCACTGACGCCCTTCATCGCGGGCGGGATAGGCGCACTGCTGGGCTGGCGCGCCGCCTACCTGTTCGCGGGCGGCCTGTCGCTGGCGCTGGCCTTCGTCGTCCACTTCTCCGGCATCGGTGAAGGCGAGGCGCCCGCCGCCGAGAAATCCGCCGCTCCGGCGAACGCGGGCGGCAACGGGCGCTCGCTGGTCACGCCGCTCGTCGTCATCTTCGGCGCGAACTTCCTGACGGGCTTCATCTACCGGGGGTCGGTCACGTTCCTGCCCAAGCACATTCTGGAGAACGGCCACCTGGGCCTTTTCAACATGGACCCGGTGGCGGCGGCCGGCTCGTTCACCACCATCGCCCTGCTGTTCGGCGTGGTGGGCCAGTACCTGGGCGGACACCTGGCCCACCGCTTCCGGCTGGAGCGCATAGCGGTCATCATGGCCTTCGCCATCGTCCCGCCTCTGCTCCTGATGGGCGTCGCATCGGGCGGACTGCTGGTGGCCGCCGCCGCGGCGTTCGCCTTCTTCAACTTCATGGGCCAGCCCACATTCAACAGCCTGGTGGCGGAGTTCACACCGCGACGTCTCCAGGGACGAAGCTACGGCATTTATTTCTTCTGCTCCTTCGGCATCGGCTCTTTCGCGGCGGGCGTCTCCGGACTCATCGCGGAGCGGTTCGGCCTGCCGTGGATTTTCTTCGCGCTGGCGGGCGTCGGCGTCTTGCTGGTGTTGCTGACGCTCTACCTGCTGGGCCTGACAAGCGCCCTCAGAGCGAAACAGACGGCGGCGGCGGCGTAGTCGTATGAACAGAAAGACACGCACGGGGTTCGTGGGCGCGGGGACCGTCGGGACGGCCCTGGCGCTGGCGCTTCACCGCGCGGGCTACCGAGTCGTGGCCGTCAGCAGCCAGACGCGCGCCTCCGCGGAGCGCATGGCCGCGCGCGTGCCCGGCTGCCGGGCGCTGGCGGACGCGCAGGCCGTCGCCGACGCCGCGGAGCTGGTGTTCATCACGACACCGGACGACGCCATCGCGCGGGTGGCGGCGGGCGTGCGCTGGCGCAAGGGGCAGGCCGTCGTCCACTGCAGCGGCGCGCTGAGCGCCGGGGCGCTGTCCGGAGCGGCGTCGCGGGGCGCGCGCGTGGGCGCGTTCCACCCGCTCCAGACCTTCGCCGGAGTGGCCGACGCCGACGCGCTGCGCGGCATTACGTTCGCGGTGGAGGCCGCGCAGCCGCTGCTGGGCGCGCTCACGACGATGGCGCGGGCGATGGGTGGCAGGTGCATCACGCTGGAGCCGGACGACCGGGTGTTGTATCATATGGGCGCCGCGTTCGCGTCGAATTACGTCGTGACGGTGGCCGCCCTGGCGACGCGACTGTGGGGCCACGCGCGCATCCCTTCGGACGAGGCGCTGCGCGCCCTGCTGCCGCTGCTGCGCGGTACGGTACGCAATCTGGAGGACAAAGGGTTGCCCCACGCCCTGACGGGGCCGATCGCTCGCGGGGACATGGGGACGCTCAGTAAACATATAGCCGCCCTGGAGAGCAGGGCGCCGGAGGTGATGGAGGCCTATCGAACACTGGCCATGGAGACGATCCCTATCGCGCTGGCGAAGGGAAGCATAAGCCCGGCGCGCGCGCAGAAGATGCGGGCGATGCTGCGGCAGGGTACGGCATCCTAGACCACGGAAAGCGGCGTGACCGCTTTCGATGGAGGACATTATGCGAACTATCCTCAAGAGCAAAATACACCGGGCCACGGTGACCGACGCGAACATCGGGTACGAGGGCAGCATCTCAGTGGACCCGGACCTTCTGGACGCGGCAGACATCCTGCCTTACGAAAAGGTGTGGGTGCTGGACGTGGACAACGGGTCGCGTCTCACCACCTACGCCATCGAGGGCGAGCGCGGCTCCGGCGACATGTGCGTCAACGGCGCCGCGGCCCGGCTGGTCCACAAAGGCGACACGGTGATCGTCCTCACGTACGAGACGGTGGACGACGAGAAGGCGCGCAAGGCGCGGCCCCGCATGGTGTACGTGGACCGCATGAATCGAATAGCGCACACCAAGAACATAGACGACCGCTAGCCAACCGCGCCCCGACTCTTCCCTGGAAGGGCGGGGACGAAAGGAGACTGCAATGCGTCTCACTATCAGTCACGTCAAGGAAATGAAGCAGCGCGGCGAGAAAATCCCCATGCTCACCGCGTACGACTACCCCACAGCCCGGCTACTGGACGCGGCGGGCATTCCTCTCCTCCTCGTCGGAGACAGCCTGGGCATGGTCGTCCTGGGCTACGACTCGACGGTGCCCGTGACGATAGACGACATGCTGCACCACGTCAAAGCGGTGGTGCGCGGCAGCCAGCGCGCCCTGGTCGTCGGCGACATGCCTTTCATGAGCTACCAGGCCAGCACGGACGAAGCGCTGCGCAACGCCGGTCGGTTCCTGAAGGAGGGCGGCTGCCAGACGGTCAAGCTCGAAGGCGGAGAGCGCGTCGCCGAGACGGTCCGGCGCATCGTGGAGTCGGGCATCCCCGTCATGGGGCACATCGGCCTGACGCCGCAGTCGGTCAACCAGCTCGGCGGGTACAAGGTGCAGGGCAAGACGCCGCGCGCCGCGGTGCAGCTCATCCACGACGCCCACGCGCTGGAGCAGGCGGGCTGCTTCGCGCTGGTGCTGGAGTCGGTGCCCACCCCGCTGGCGAAGGCCATCACGCATCGCCTGACCATCCCCACCATCGGCATCGGCGCGGGGCCGCACTGCGACGGGCAGGTCCAGGTCATCAGCGATATGCTGGGGCTGTTCACGGACTTCGTTCCCAAGCACACAAAGCAGTACGTCCGCCTGGCGGACATCATCCAGAAGGCCGTCGCCGAGTACGCGTCCGAGGTCCGCTCCGGGGCGTTCCCAACCCTCAAGGAAAGCTACGCCATGGACGAGAGCGTCGTCCAGGAGCTTTTGGCCAGCGCATCGTAGGAGACGAGTATGGCCGGGGAGGGGCCTCCGACGGACGGCAACACCGCCGCGCGCATCGCCGCCCGCGGCGACTGGCAGGTGGGCGTCGCGTACGCCCGCCGCCGTCGCTACAAGGACGTGGGCGATCTGCTCACCGTGGTCGCGTACGTGTTCCGTCGCGGGAGCCGTGAGGCCACGCTCAGCACCACGGACTTCGTGGCCCTGGACGCCAAACGCGGCATCCGCTACGCCGCGCTGGCGGAGAGCGACGCCGATGTCGTGGACAAGTTCCGCGACCTCATGAACGTGCAGGACAAGAACAAGCGCTGGCAGTCGCTTTACCTGCGGACGCCCGGCGGCGCCGAAGGCCCCACGCCCAGCCAGGGGAGCGGCGCGCTTGCCCCCGGCGTTCGGGCCATTACCGCCCTGTGGTTCATGGTGCCGAGCGACGTGACGAAACTGGTACTGCACTTCGGGCCGGCGGACGTCTCCGTCGCCATTCACGAGCCGGACAGCGCCACGTAGCGTGCCCTGCTCATGGTTCGACAAGCTCACCACGAGCGGGCATATGCCCCGTCATTCCGAGTCCTTTAGCGAAGGACGAGGAATCTCCTCGCGGGGATGCCCTGCGGAGGAGACCCCTCGCTCCGCTCGGGGTGACACAACACGCCACTCGCCCTGAGCCGGTTGTTGGGCGGGCGGTTGTGCTAGAATCGTCGCGCAAGGAGTCCAGACACCGTGCGCGTCTATAAGACCACCGCCGCGTTCCGGGCCGCGCGCCGCAAGCTCACCGGCACGCTCGGCTTCGTTCCCACCATGGGCTATCTCCACGAGGGCCACATGGAGTTGGTGCGCCGCGCCCGCGCCGAGAACGACGCCGTCGCGGTCTCCATCTTCGTCAACCCCACGCAGTTCGGCCCCAGCGATGACCTCTCGCGCTACCCGCGCGACCTGCAACGAGACATGTCCATGCTGCGCAAGGAGCGCGTGGACGTGCTCTTCACCACGACGCCGGAGGAGATGTACCCGCCCGGCTACGACACGTGGGTGGAGGTCAGGGGCGTCACGGACAGGCTGGAGGGCGAGGTCCGGCCCGGCCATTTCCGGGGCGTCGCGACCGTCGTCTGCAAGCTGTTCAACATCGTGCGGCCCACGCGCGCCTACTTCGGCCAGAAGGACGCCCAGCAGTGCGTCGTCGTGCGCAAGATGGCGCGCGATCTGGACATGGACCTCGACGTCGTCATCGTGCCGACGGTGCGGGAGCCGGACGGCCTCGCCATGAGCAGCCGCAACGTGTACTTGGCCGAGGCGCGGGAGCGCCAGGCCGCGCTCTGCCTGTACAACGCCCTGTCGCTGGCGCAGTCCATGTATGCGCAGGGCGAACGCGACGCCGCGTCCATCCGCCGCGCCATGACGGAGCTGATTCAGCGCGAGCCGCTGGCCCGCCTCGACTACGTGAGCGTGGCGCACCCGAACACGCTGGCGGAGCTGGAGCGCGTCGAGAGCGCGGCGCTGGCGAGCCTGGCGGTGCGCATCGGCGACAAGGTGCGGCTGATAGACAACGCGCTGCTCGGCCCGGGCCAGGGGAAAAAGGGCAAGGGCCGGCAGAAGCCGTCGCGGAAGCTGTCCACCTTCCAGATCAACGACCTGGGCGCGCGCTTCGTCGTCGCGGAGCTGACCGCGCGCGGGCTTGTGGCGGTGCCCACCAGCCGCCGGACGGCGGGCGCGGACGTCGTCGTGCGCGACCCTTCCGTGGAAGGGGCGGAGGCGTACCTGAAGGTCAAGGCGTCGCTGAAGTCGCCGCGCCTGTGGCCGGTCGCCTCGGCGGAGCGGTGCCTGAAGGGGCCGGGCACGTACTACGTCTTCCTGCGGCGGCCATCGGGGCGTGATACGTTCGAGGCGTTTCTGAAGACGGGCGACGAGGTAGCGCGGGAGGTTGCCGAGGGCGTCCTTCCACGGAAGGACAAGCTCGGGGGCAAGCCGTTCATGCACTGGGCGCTGCCCGCCGACGAGGACGCGGTGAAGGCGCTGCGCGAGAGGTGGGGGACGTGGCGACCGGGGAAGGCGTGACGCGCGGGCGGGTATAATTGGCGACCATGAGCTGGTGTGGTGTCCCCGAGGTTTGTCGTAGCGTCATTGCGAGGACTCCGGCTTGCCGGAGGACGAAGCAATCTGGAGGATGGGTGCGCCCCGCCGCCAGATTGCCACGGCCCTTCTCCGTCGGGCCTCGCAATGACAATTCGTGAGCGGGGTGTAATACATGCATCCGCTGGATGGGCCACGAGCCAAGGTTGAGCGAGCAAAGAGCCAACTCAAAGCCTTGCATCGTACCTCGCAAGCCCTCTTTGAACAATACCCCTATTGTGGAGTCAAAGCCGAGTTCGACAGGAAGGCTGGCTACTACAACGTTCGCGCCCAAGGTGGACCTCCCGCACTTCCCGATGAGTGGAGTGTGGTAATCGGGGAGATTGCACACGATCTTCGCTCCGCGGTGGACGGTCTTGCTTGGCAACTCGCCCTGCTTAATACACCCAAGCCCTATGATCGCACTGCCTTCCCAATATGCCGCGTCGGATATGGGAAACGTCCGAGAAAAGGTCGTCCTGGGAAAGTGCACAGGCCGTTTTGGGTTAAGGTAAAGTTCCCCAAAGGCGCCTCTACGCAGTTCATGCCCGTGGAAGACGTCAGTCGCAGTATTGACAAGAAATTCTGGACACGCATTGAGGCTTTTCAGCCATGCAAAAGACGGAATGGAGGTCGGCGTAGCCCTCTTTTTCTTCTTGAAGAGTTGAGCAACACCGACAAGCACCGCCTCATTACTGTGATGACTGTTCGCATCGATGGTTCCACATTTGCAGGATTTGTAGGGGGCGATTCCAAGTTCCCACGCGGGGTGCGTCTGTATCCCCACGCGGTAGTCGCCCGTGTCCGACCCCTACCGCCCAGCGGCGTTCCCCTTGCTGACTTCCGTGACGGCAAGTTGATGATCAGAGTGGAGCACGAGGTGCAGGTGAATTACCGTATCACTCCGAGCCTACACTTTGGCGACAGTTGCGACGCTGTAAAGGGACTCCCAGTCATCCGAACGCTTAAGAGCATGATGGACGACGTTTCTCGTATCATCGAATCGTTTGCCCCTGACTTGAACCCTTGATACCCTGTGCACTATCCCCACTCTCCACAAAAAGGATAGCTACATGAATCAAACTGCCCTCAAAGTCGGCGTCGGGCTGGGCGCGTGGCCGTTCGGTGAGCGCAGCGCGGACGCGCTCTGGCGCTTCGTGGACCGCGCCGAGGCCCTCGGCATTGACTCCCTCTGGCTCAGCGACCGCCTCGTCGGCGCGGGGCTGACGCTGGAGCCGCTCACCGTGCTCGCCGCCGTCGCGGGGCGCACAAAGCGCATGCTGTTCGGCACCAGCGTCCTCGTCCTGCCGCTGCGCAACCCCGTGCTGCTCGCCAAGGAGCTGGCGACGCTCGACTTCATCTCCGGCGGGCGCTGCCTGCTCGCCGTCGGCGTGGGCCAGGAGGACGACAAAAGCTTCGACGCCGTGGGCGTGCCCCTCAGCGAGCGCGGGCGCCGCGCGGACGAGGCCATCGTCCTCATGCGGCGACTATGGACGGAGGAGCGCGTCACCTTCAAGGGCATGTTCTATCAGGTGACAGACATCGCGCTCCAGCCGAAGCCCGCGCGGGAGTCGGGGCCGCCCATCTGGATTGGCGGACGGAGCCAAGCCGCGCTGCGCCGCGTCGGGCGGCTCGGCGACGGCTGGCTGGCCGCGCAGGTCACGCCGGAGGAGTACGGCCCGGCGGTGGAGGCCATCCGCGTCGCCGCGCGTGAGCCGGGCCGACAGGTGCCGGACGACCACTATGGCGTCATCGTCAACTACTGCGTCGCGCCGACGGCGGAGGAGGCGGAGCGCCTGGCCGCGCCCTACGTGGCGAGGCGTCGCAGCGACATCCCGCTGCGCTCCGTGGCCGGACTGGGGCCTGTCGCCGACGTGCGGGCGTTGCTGCGCCGCTACCTGGCTGCCGGGGCCAGCAAGTTCGTGCTGCGGCCCGTCTGCCCGCCGGTCATGGTCATGGAGCAGCTCGACATCCTGGGCCGCGACATCGCCCCCCAAGTCGAGGCGCTCTCCTATCCGGCCCAATAGGGGCCTCGCGGGACAACAACTGTAGCAGGGAGGGATACATGGCTGACGTTGCATCACGCTGGTACGGCCCGGACGAGCACGAGCCCACGATGGCGCTCTGCGAGCACCTCGCGCGCGCCACGTATGACGACATTCCCGACGAGTCGCGGGCGTACGCCACACGCTCCATCATGGACTCGTTCGGCATCGCGCTTGCGGGAAGCGACTCGCCCTCTGTGCGGATGGCGCTGGGCCTGGTCCGCGACTGGGCGGGCAAGCCGGAGGCAAGGTTGCTCGTCACCGGAGAGCGCGTGCCCGCGCCGAACGCCGCGCTGGTTAACACGGCCATGGCGCGCGCCCGCCTGCTGGACGACATGGAGGAGGGCGTCGGCGACCATCCCACAGTCGCGCCGCTGCACGCCGCGGTGGCTGCCGCCGAGATGGCCGGCGGGTGCTCCGGCAAACAGCTCATCACCGCGGTGACCCTGGCGTCGGATTTGATCCTCCGCATACGCTACGCCCTGCACTCGGAGACCCGCGCGTTCGCGTGGTGCACCGAGTCCTTCGCGCCGCTGGCCGCCGCCGTGGCGGTGGGCAAGGTCTGGGGCTTCGACGCCAACGGGTTCGCCGACGCGCTGGGCATCGCCTACCAGCAACTCTCCAGCACGTGGCTCATGCACCAGGAGGGGGCCTCCATCCATCACCTGCAGCACGGCCTTGCCGCCCACAACGGACTGCTGTCCGCCCTGTTCGCGCGCGGGGGCATCAAGGGAACGCGCAACATGATCGAACGGGAGTACGGGATGATCCACGCCCTCGGCTCCACCGCGTACGATCGGAGCATTCTGCTGGACGAGCTGGGCAAGCACTACCGGAACGTGGACATTACGTTGAAGCGCTACCCTGCGGCGGGCTTCACCTGCTTCGCCATAGATGGCGTGCGCGAGCTACTGCGGCGCCACGCCCTCTCCGCCGCGGACGTGCAGTCGGCCACGGTCTACGTGAACGAGCGGGCCTATCTGCGGGCGTGCCAGCCGGAGGCCATCAAGCGACGCCCGCCCTCGCTGGTCCACGCCCAGATGAGCATCCCTTACACCGTCGCGGCCACCATCGTGCGCGGCGATTTCTTCCTGGACGAGCTCACGCCGGAGAGCCTGACCGACCCCGCGATCCTGAGCATGGCGGAGCGCGTCCGCTGCGTCGTGGACCCGGAGCTGGACAAGCTGAACACCGTCGTAGCGCCCTTGAAGCTGGAGCTGCACCTCACAAATGGGGAGACCCGCGGCATGCGCGTGGACTATCCTCGCGGACACGCGCGGAACCCCATGACGCTGGACGAAATCGCGGAGAAGTTCCGCCGCTGCGCCGGCTATGCGGAGCAACCTCTGGACCAGGCAAGCGTGGAGAAGGCCATCGCCGCGCTGCGCCGCCTTGAGGCCGTGTCCGACATACGGGATGTGATGTCGCTGCTGACGGTCAAACGCAAGAGGGCGGGGACGGCCCCGGCAAAGCGCAGGCGTACCGCCCGGAAGTAAACGTACCCAAGTCATTTCGACGCTCCGTTCGTGATTCCATGACGCAGACGCGGACTTCTGTCGAAAAGGGGAGTGCAGTCCTTCCGCGGAAGGACGCCGGGGGTCTGGGAGCGTCCCCCAGTGCCTTTTATCTCTTCCCCCCTCTCCGTCGAAGAGGGGGACACAGGGGTGAGGAGTTCACCCTGAGCCAAGCGAAGGGTTCCTTTGTCAAGGCATCCTACGGGGAGATTCCTCATCCTTCTCTGGAAGGACTCGGAATGACACCAGGCGCCCACACCCGCGACAGGGTGTTCAGAGGGAGTTCCCTCTGCCAGGGGCCTGGGGGTGTCCCAGCTTTGCACAGAAAGTGCCTCCTGCACAAAAAGTCACCACGCATATTATCCTAAAAATGAAGGCGGTACAAACTTTGTTATCAAGGGGCACATGTGCTATAGTAGCGCGCGATGCTTATCCAAACAGAAGCCGATTGGCTCTTTGCTGTACCCAAAGAGTTTGACGGGGCGCGCATCTACATACCAGGACCAGGCGGAAGAACAATAATGTCTGCACGATCCATAGCAACAAATCCGAACACGCGGAGAGAACGCTTCTACATGGACATAAATCGCGGCAGAAGAGCAACGGGGCAATACACGCTACAGCTTCGCTGTAGACATACAACCATATTAGTTCGCATTGACGTTGGTGGCCCTGGTCATCCAAATCCGGACAACGCTCCAACAGGGCGGCTTAGACCTCTCCAAGGGATTCCCATCCCGCCACCTCATCTTCACCGCTATGTGGAAGGGTTTGATGATGCTTGGGCCGAACCTCTTCCTCAGTCGTTCACCAACCCTAATGATCTAGTCGTCACTTGGCGAGAGTTTCTTTCGTTTTGCAATATCAGTGTAGTACCCAACGCGCAAGGAGGGTTACTATGACTGTTCTTGAGTGCAACGAATTAGTCACTCGCTATACTGAATGGCTTAGAAGCGGGGTGAGTGCACAAGCCACAGCTTCTGGGTGCTGCATAACCACGCCTTTTGTTGATAGACATCGTGACTTCCTTCAGATATATGTGGAAAGGTCGCCGTCTGGCAAAGTAACCCTATCCGATGATGGGTATATGATGCGCGACTTGAAGATAAGCGGTTTTGAGCTTGAAGGGGAACGCAGGGAAGATGCCGTAACTACAATCCTCCGTTCTTTTGGCGTCGAACTACGCGGTGATGAGTTAGCTGTGGAAGCAACGCCACAAAACTTTGCCCAAAAGAAGCACAACTTGATCCAAGCGATGCTTGCCGTTGGTGACTTGGTTAGTTTGGCCCAACCAACAATTGCAGCTTTGTTTATTGATGATGTAACGCGCTATCTTGAGGCCAATCAGGTTCGAGCCGCCCCCAAACTCAAAATAGTTGGCGAGAGTGGACTTGACCAATCTTTTGATTTTGTCATACCGCGCTCCAACGGCACCCCAGAGAGATTATTGAAAGCGGTAGCGACTCCCAACCGAGCGAATATCGTCGAGTTAATGTTTGCGTGGAGAGATGTCCGAAGCACCCGACTAGAAGGTACTGTTGCGTTTGCCATTATTAATGACCAGGAAAGAAAGATGAATCCTGAACTGACTGGCGCTTTGAACTCCTATGAAATTACGTCCGTATTGTGGAGTGAGCGAGAGCGCGTTGTCGAGCAATTCCGTAAGTAGC includes:
- a CDS encoding DUF2520 domain-containing protein; translation: MNRKTRTGFVGAGTVGTALALALHRAGYRVVAVSSQTRASAERMAARVPGCRALADAQAVADAAELVFITTPDDAIARVAAGVRWRKGQAVVHCSGALSAGALSGAASRGARVGAFHPLQTFAGVADADALRGITFAVEAAQPLLGALTTMARAMGGRCITLEPDDRVLYHMGAAFASNYVVTVAALATRLWGHARIPSDEALRALLPLLRGTVRNLEDKGLPHALTGPIARGDMGTLSKHIAALESRAPEVMEAYRTLAMETIPIALAKGSISPARAQKMRAMLRQGTAS
- a CDS encoding P1 family peptidase, with the protein product MSGSITDIPGIAVGHWTDRKAATGCTVVLCEAGAVGGVDVRGSAPGTRETDLLRPMNLVQSVHAILLSGGSAYGLDAAAGVMRYLEEKGIGFETRVARVPIVPAAVLFDLGIGRSDVRPGPRQGYLACQAALAEDVAEGSVGAGTGATVGKALGLARAVKGGIGVASRRVRRGPVVGALVAVNAYGDVVDEATGRIIAGPRKLRGRGYLSTVELLASGPSAEGGPLPANTTLGVVATDARLTKEQANKLAQMAHDGLARAVRPAHTMVDGDVIFALATGGYAGAADVSALGALAAEAVAEAIVRAVRLATPVAGIPAAEKMRQ
- a CDS encoding LLM class flavin-dependent oxidoreductase, which encodes MNQTALKVGVGLGAWPFGERSADALWRFVDRAEALGIDSLWLSDRLVGAGLTLEPLTVLAAVAGRTKRMLFGTSVLVLPLRNPVLLAKELATLDFISGGRCLLAVGVGQEDDKSFDAVGVPLSERGRRADEAIVLMRRLWTEERVTFKGMFYQVTDIALQPKPARESGPPIWIGGRSQAALRRVGRLGDGWLAAQVTPEEYGPAVEAIRVAAREPGRQVPDDHYGVIVNYCVAPTAEEAERLAAPYVARRRSDIPLRSVAGLGPVADVRALLRRYLAAGASKFVLRPVCPPVMVMEQLDILGRDIAPQVEALSYPAQ
- the panB gene encoding 3-methyl-2-oxobutanoate hydroxymethyltransferase → MRLTISHVKEMKQRGEKIPMLTAYDYPTARLLDAAGIPLLLVGDSLGMVVLGYDSTVPVTIDDMLHHVKAVVRGSQRALVVGDMPFMSYQASTDEALRNAGRFLKEGGCQTVKLEGGERVAETVRRIVESGIPVMGHIGLTPQSVNQLGGYKVQGKTPRAAVQLIHDAHALEQAGCFALVLESVPTPLAKAITHRLTIPTIGIGAGPHCDGQVQVISDMLGLFTDFVPKHTKQYVRLADIIQKAVAEYASEVRSGAFPTLKESYAMDESVVQELLASAS
- a CDS encoding MFS transporter; the protein is MDATERRIIGYTAGAHYLSHALELTFAAVLVLVGMEYGVGPAMLGAMANAFALAFGATALPAGLLADRIGSRRLFVICLLSSAVAAALVAASSSLPVLTGALVLLGLTAGLYHPAGLSLIARATRARGIALGYHGVAGNLGVALTPFIAGGIGALLGWRAAYLFAGGLSLALAFVVHFSGIGEGEAPAAEKSAAPANAGGNGRSLVTPLVVIFGANFLTGFIYRGSVTFLPKHILENGHLGLFNMDPVAAAGSFTTIALLFGVVGQYLGGHLAHRFRLERIAVIMAFAIVPPLLLMGVASGGLLVAAAAAFAFFNFMGQPTFNSLVAEFTPRRLQGRSYGIYFFCSFGIGSFAAGVSGLIAERFGLPWIFFALAGVGVLLVLLTLYLLGLTSALRAKQTAAAA
- a CDS encoding MmgE/PrpD family protein translates to MADVASRWYGPDEHEPTMALCEHLARATYDDIPDESRAYATRSIMDSFGIALAGSDSPSVRMALGLVRDWAGKPEARLLVTGERVPAPNAALVNTAMARARLLDDMEEGVGDHPTVAPLHAAVAAAEMAGGCSGKQLITAVTLASDLILRIRYALHSETRAFAWCTESFAPLAAAVAVGKVWGFDANGFADALGIAYQQLSSTWLMHQEGASIHHLQHGLAAHNGLLSALFARGGIKGTRNMIEREYGMIHALGSTAYDRSILLDELGKHYRNVDITLKRYPAAGFTCFAIDGVRELLRRHALSAADVQSATVYVNERAYLRACQPEAIKRRPPSLVHAQMSIPYTVAATIVRGDFFLDELTPESLTDPAILSMAERVRCVVDPELDKLNTVVAPLKLELHLTNGETRGMRVDYPRGHARNPMTLDEIAEKFRRCAGYAEQPLDQASVEKAIAALRRLEAVSDIRDVMSLLTVKRKRAGTAPAKRRRTARK
- a CDS encoding DUF1829 domain-containing protein, producing MTVLECNELVTRYTEWLRSGVSAQATASGCCITTPFVDRHRDFLQIYVERSPSGKVTLSDDGYMMRDLKISGFELEGERREDAVTTILRSFGVELRGDELAVEATPQNFAQKKHNLIQAMLAVGDLVSLAQPTIAALFIDDVTRYLEANQVRAAPKLKIVGESGLDQSFDFVIPRSNGTPERLLKAVATPNRANIVELMFAWRDVRSTRLEGTVAFAIINDQERKMNPELTGALNSYEITSVLWSERERVVEQFRK